In a single window of the Trichocoleus sp. genome:
- a CDS encoding transposase, which yields LEQAKASHLAPMVRFAQSLQEDYDAVKAGVTLSTNNGPVEGQINRLKMLKRQMYGRAGIDLLSRRFLLAG from the coding sequence GGTTAGAGCAAGCGAAAGCCAGCCATCTTGCTCCAATGGTAAGGTTTGCTCAGAGTTTGCAAGAAGATTATGATGCGGTCAAAGCAGGAGTGACCTTATCGACAAATAACGGCCCGGTCGAGGGACAAATCAACCGCTTAAAAATGCTCAAGCGTCAAATGTATGGACGAGCGGGTATTGATTTACTGAGTCGCCGTTTTTTGCTTGCAGGTTAA
- a CDS encoding efflux RND transporter periplasmic adaptor subunit — MKPYSLLSAILLLSALTTGCNQSGDSAKASSPPPSSVKLQTLQSNTLQDSTDFVGTLEAEQTVELKPQIDGRIDRILVKPGDRVQQGDPIFLLNLDETAPQVNSAQANVNAAVAARNTADQQLQVARSQLTSAQSQYELAKVNSDRYQYLVTQGAVGQATADQYTTTLKVQTDAVKQARDQVKAAGAAVEQADANIRKAQADAATAKVSLNFKQVIAPISGAVGDITLKSGDYVTAGQTLTTINQNEAFDLQIPIPISRSNELSTGLLVQLIDPNTEKPLSSGKIYFVASKADPTAQSILARARFSNARGNLRDAQYVKARVIWDTKPGILVPTTAVTTIGGQNFVFTAKDKTDNGKTQTIAHQIPVTLGAIQGQNYQVVKGLKPGDRVIVLALPNFW; from the coding sequence ATGAAACCGTATTCATTGCTAAGCGCCATTCTTTTGCTATCCGCCTTAACGACAGGGTGCAATCAGTCTGGTGACTCTGCCAAAGCGAGCAGCCCTCCACCTTCATCTGTGAAATTGCAGACGCTACAATCCAATACTCTGCAAGACAGCACTGACTTTGTTGGTACATTGGAAGCAGAACAAACGGTTGAGCTAAAACCGCAAATTGATGGACGCATCGATCGCATTCTCGTGAAACCGGGCGATCGCGTGCAGCAGGGCGACCCAATTTTTCTCCTGAATCTGGATGAAACGGCACCCCAAGTGAATAGCGCTCAGGCAAATGTCAATGCAGCTGTGGCGGCAAGAAATACGGCAGATCAACAGCTTCAGGTGGCGCGATCTCAGCTCACATCAGCGCAATCGCAATACGAATTAGCGAAGGTAAACAGCGATCGCTATCAATATTTGGTCACCCAGGGGGCGGTTGGTCAGGCAACTGCCGATCAATATACAACGACACTGAAAGTGCAAACTGATGCTGTGAAGCAAGCCCGTGATCAGGTTAAAGCGGCTGGAGCAGCAGTTGAGCAGGCAGATGCAAATATCCGCAAGGCTCAAGCCGATGCAGCAACGGCTAAAGTTAGCCTCAATTTCAAGCAAGTGATTGCTCCCATCTCCGGAGCAGTGGGTGATATTACGCTCAAATCAGGGGACTATGTAACAGCCGGACAAACCCTCACCACGATTAACCAAAATGAGGCGTTTGATCTACAAATCCCCATTCCCATCAGTCGTTCTAACGAATTAAGCACTGGGCTATTGGTTCAATTGATTGACCCCAACACGGAAAAACCGTTGAGTTCAGGAAAAATTTATTTTGTTGCTTCTAAAGCTGATCCCACTGCTCAGTCCATCCTGGCACGAGCCCGGTTCTCAAATGCCCGTGGCAATTTAAGGGATGCTCAATACGTCAAAGCAAGGGTAATTTGGGATACAAAGCCGGGAATTTTGGTTCCGACCACTGCCGTCACAACGATCGGTGGACAAAACTTTGTATTTACCGCTAAAGACAAAACAGACAATGGCAAGACCCAAACGATCGCGCACCAGATACCCGTAACGCTCGGAGCAATTCAAGGGCAGAACTATCAGGTTGTGAAAGGTTTAAAACCAGGCGATCGCGTCATTGTTTTGGCTCTTCCCAACTTTTGGTGA
- a CDS encoding cysteine hydrolase codes for MNINQNDTAVVVIDPQNDVLSEKGGAWNLVGDSVKENKTVENIERIFKAAKQNAFEVFISPHYYYPTDYGWKFAGTLEQMVLESKEFFRSGTLTLDGFPDSGADWLDRFKPFIEDGKTIVVSPHKVFGPQNNDLVLQLRRRSISKVILLGMLANLCVEAHLRDLLEQGFEVLVVKDATAAPRHPELGDGYKAALINFGYLANAVLSTADVVEAMA; via the coding sequence GTGAATATTAACCAAAATGACACTGCAGTTGTAGTCATCGATCCACAAAATGATGTCTTGAGTGAAAAGGGAGGCGCATGGAATTTGGTAGGTGACAGTGTCAAGGAAAATAAGACCGTTGAGAATATCGAGCGCATCTTCAAAGCCGCGAAGCAGAATGCCTTTGAGGTTTTCATCTCTCCCCACTATTACTACCCCACCGACTATGGCTGGAAATTTGCCGGAACTCTGGAGCAAATGGTGCTGGAGTCCAAAGAGTTTTTCCGCAGCGGCACATTAACCCTTGATGGTTTCCCTGATTCCGGTGCCGATTGGCTCGATCGCTTCAAGCCCTTCATCGAGGATGGCAAAACGATCGTGGTCAGTCCTCATAAAGTCTTTGGGCCACAGAACAACGACCTGGTTTTGCAACTGCGTAGGCGTTCCATCAGCAAAGTTATTCTCCTGGGAATGCTGGCAAATCTCTGTGTCGAAGCTCATCTGCGCGACTTGCTCGAACAGGGATTCGAGGTGCTTGTGGTCAAGGATGCAACGGCTGCCCCTCGGCATCCAGAATTGGGCGATGGTTACAAGGCAGCACTGATCAACTTTGGATATCTTGCGAACGCAGTTCTGTCTACAGCCGATGTTGTAGAAGCGATGGCGTAA
- a CDS encoding SDR family oxidoreductase: MPSVFDLTADEFDNAFDRRLNPRNFAKAHAHLKSGRAIGKLVLSGLFGSLANFSTSTTTGVSMRKLEGKIALVTGGTSGIGLATAKRFVAEGAYVFITGRRQAELDAAVNAIEKNVTGVQSDASKMADLDHLFATIKQEQGHLDIIFANAGSGELAPLGSITEEQFDKTFNTNVKGLLFTVQKALPLLPEGASIVLNASTTSIKGTPAFSVYSATKAAVRSFARSWILDLKERKIRVNVISPGVVPTPGYNLLGLSDEQVQEFVDSQASTIPLGRVGTPDEIAKAVVFLASDDSSFVNGIEMFVDGGMTQI, encoded by the coding sequence TTGCCTAGTGTATTCGACCTCACAGCGGATGAGTTTGACAATGCCTTCGATCGCCGCCTTAACCCCCGAAATTTTGCCAAAGCCCATGCTCATCTGAAATCCGGACGAGCGATCGGCAAGTTAGTTTTGTCCGGTTTATTCGGTAGTCTGGCAAATTTTTCAACCTCAACAACTACAGGAGTCAGTATGAGAAAACTAGAAGGCAAAATTGCGCTTGTCACGGGTGGCACCAGCGGTATTGGTCTTGCCACGGCTAAGCGCTTTGTCGCGGAAGGTGCCTATGTCTTTATCACAGGTCGTCGCCAAGCTGAATTGGATGCTGCCGTGAACGCGATCGAAAAAAACGTCACAGGTGTTCAGAGCGATGCCTCTAAGATGGCAGACCTTGATCACTTGTTCGCCACAATTAAGCAAGAGCAGGGTCACCTCGATATCATCTTCGCGAATGCTGGCAGTGGAGAACTCGCCCCCCTGGGATCAATCACCGAAGAACAGTTTGACAAAACCTTCAACACGAACGTTAAAGGTCTACTATTCACGGTGCAGAAGGCATTACCGCTGCTGCCAGAGGGCGCTTCAATTGTCCTGAATGCTTCCACTACATCGATCAAGGGCACCCCAGCTTTCAGCGTTTATAGTGCAACCAAAGCTGCTGTGCGATCGTTTGCCCGTAGTTGGATACTCGATCTCAAAGAACGCAAGATTCGAGTTAACGTGATTAGCCCTGGTGTTGTGCCCACTCCCGGTTACAATCTCTTGGGTCTGAGTGATGAGCAGGTGCAGGAATTCGTGGACAGCCAAGCCAGCACCATCCCATTGGGAAGAGTGGGCACGCCCGATGAGATTGCCAAAGCCGTTGTCTTTCTTGCTTCAGATGACAGCAGCTTCGTGAATGGCATTGAGATGTTTGTGGATGGCGGAATGACACAGATTTAA
- a CDS encoding glucose 1-dehydrogenase yields MKKLDGKIAVVTGASKGIGAEIAKQLAVEGAAVVVNYASSKEGADRVVDDITSAGGKAIAVQADVSRKAEVEQLFAKTQQVFGQLDILVNNAGIYEGISLEDITEENFYKHFDLNVLGIILTTQQAVKHFNPTGGNIVNISSLVSTIPLPNNSVYSATKAAVDAITKSLSKELGSRNIRVNAINPGFIETEGTHTAGAVGGDFQKQVEGQIPLGRIGQPQDIAPAAVFFASSDSAWITGATLPIAGGFA; encoded by the coding sequence ATGAAAAAACTAGACGGGAAAATTGCAGTCGTAACAGGTGCATCCAAAGGAATTGGTGCCGAAATCGCCAAACAATTGGCTGTTGAGGGTGCAGCAGTGGTCGTCAACTATGCCTCCAGTAAAGAAGGAGCCGATCGCGTGGTGGATGACATTACGAGCGCAGGCGGTAAGGCGATCGCAGTCCAGGCAGATGTGTCTAGGAAGGCAGAGGTCGAACAGCTTTTTGCTAAAACACAACAAGTATTTGGTCAGCTCGACATCCTGGTTAACAATGCCGGAATTTATGAAGGTATCTCACTCGAAGACATTACCGAAGAAAACTTCTACAAGCATTTCGATTTGAACGTACTGGGGATAATTCTGACTACTCAACAGGCAGTCAAGCACTTCAATCCGACGGGCGGTAACATCGTAAATATTAGTTCGCTTGTCAGCACCATTCCGCTGCCGAACAACTCGGTTTATAGTGCAACCAAAGCAGCAGTTGATGCTATTACAAAGTCGCTTTCTAAAGAGCTAGGTTCACGCAACATTCGCGTCAATGCCATCAATCCTGGCTTCATAGAAACAGAAGGCACTCACACGGCTGGTGCAGTTGGGGGCGATTTCCAAAAACAGGTTGAAGGGCAAATTCCGTTGGGTCGGATTGGACAACCCCAAGATATTGCCCCTGCAGCTGTTTTCTTCGCGTCTTCCGATTCAGCCTGGATCACCGGAGCAACACTGCCTATCGCCGGAGGTTTTGCCTAG